A genome region from Leptospira stimsonii includes the following:
- a CDS encoding class I SAM-dependent methyltransferase produces MTPKKRPGPEEAPDTLAHLYLNPKNSSWANFGFWKDTEDYPTACKTLALLLGEKADLKPEQEVLDLGFGCGDQFFVWKEKFSLPFSHLTGINPSEVQVEFAKNRFRFMKEDSPKLICASFENAITAFQEESFDRILCLDSAYFFQDRIRFCEEAFRVLRPKGRLVSVELILRDEPLGFLDSLFRKWVCKLSGIPSRNRVTPNSLSLILERTGFKTEGFTFLEENVFRGFSKFLSEKTRAGQNEIPEKIAKKYESFGKFLGGERMKRYFQFVLYSAEKA; encoded by the coding sequence ATGACACCCAAAAAACGACCCGGGCCGGAAGAAGCTCCCGACACGTTGGCTCATCTATATCTCAATCCTAAGAATTCTTCTTGGGCAAATTTCGGTTTCTGGAAAGACACGGAAGACTATCCGACCGCCTGCAAAACGTTAGCCTTGCTTTTAGGAGAGAAGGCCGACCTAAAACCAGAACAAGAAGTATTGGATCTCGGGTTCGGGTGTGGAGATCAGTTCTTTGTATGGAAGGAAAAATTCTCACTTCCGTTTTCTCATCTTACAGGAATCAATCCATCCGAAGTCCAAGTTGAATTTGCTAAGAATCGATTCCGCTTTATGAAAGAAGATTCTCCGAAGTTGATCTGCGCCTCTTTCGAAAATGCAATCACCGCTTTTCAGGAGGAAAGTTTTGATCGAATTCTCTGCCTGGACAGCGCCTACTTTTTTCAGGATCGAATCCGATTCTGCGAAGAAGCTTTCCGAGTTCTTAGACCGAAGGGACGTCTGGTTTCCGTAGAGCTGATTCTCAGAGACGAGCCACTCGGGTTCCTAGACTCCTTGTTTCGGAAGTGGGTATGTAAGCTCAGTGGAATTCCTTCGAGAAATCGGGTGACTCCGAACTCCCTCTCTCTCATCCTCGAACGAACCGGATTTAAAACGGAAGGTTTTACGTTTTTAGAAGAAAACGTCTTTCGAGGTTTTTCAAAATTCTTGAGTGAAAAAACAAGAGCCGGTCAAAACGAAATTCCGGAAAAAATCGCGAAGAAGTACGAAAGCTTCGGAAAATTCTTAGGTGGGGAAAGAATGAAACGTTATTTCCAATTCGTTCTTTATTCCGCGGAAAAAGCCTAG
- a CDS encoding SET domain-containing protein, whose amino-acid sequence MIEKRINKFGENGTFATKTIPKGTLLFSYSEWIEDEEFGWKVLTVEEAESLPDSEKEVFMKYGYDVDFGLVTGPTSGEYVINHSNFMNHSCDPNMWYDEDDNIVAKREILAGEELTIDYANFVVNFDQTFECGCGSANCRKFIRKDDWKLLINEYQMHFPKFIQKEIKKLYVKIPV is encoded by the coding sequence ATGATCGAGAAACGAATCAACAAATTCGGGGAGAACGGAACCTTCGCGACGAAGACCATCCCCAAAGGAACTCTGCTGTTTAGTTACAGCGAGTGGATCGAGGATGAAGAGTTCGGATGGAAAGTTCTTACGGTTGAAGAGGCCGAGTCGCTTCCCGATTCCGAAAAGGAAGTCTTCATGAAATACGGATACGATGTGGATTTCGGATTAGTCACCGGGCCAACCAGCGGCGAATACGTTATCAACCATTCCAACTTCATGAATCATTCTTGTGATCCCAATATGTGGTATGACGAGGACGACAATATCGTAGCTAAGAGGGAAATTCTTGCCGGAGAGGAACTTACGATCGATTACGCGAATTTCGTAGTGAACTTCGACCAGACCTTCGAGTGCGGCTGTGGATCGGCAAACTGCAGAAAATTTATCCGAAAAGACGATTGGAAGCTCCTGATCAACGAGTATCAGATGCACTTTCCAAAATTCATCCAAAAAGAAATCAAAAAGCTATACGTTAAAATTCCAGTGTAG
- a CDS encoding NAD(P)-binding protein, with product MKIAILGSGIAGLSACWYLSKEHEVVLMERHSLPGMDAHGTDVALKDRIFRFDVPFRAFKQNYYPCLIEMYQEAGIEFRPVDYSFSLSERDGTTYFQFATFGLGGNFYPFVSPVCFKNGESRRIFSDTIRFYRESANQWATLKGEQLTISGFLQKFGYSKEFEDKYLVPMFATINTCTLKSAKNYPAEAVISYHAQGLKFLRFLTASHGTRDITTRLSVGAKEVRLKSNPRKIELNGKKVFVNFEEGKEEFDRVIVATPANQAIGLLPDEMSREKELLASFRYEESEILMHTDSSFMPNKKRHWAPLCFTLSPETDKPSATIRLNKVLPEIGKEEIFQTWNPLEEPKAGTLISRSRFERPVIDIKNQKTIEELKRLQELPGRKVWFCGSYARYGIPLLEAGVSTSLDVKRWVNDSMRS from the coding sequence ATGAAAATCGCAATCTTAGGAAGCGGCATCGCGGGACTTAGCGCTTGCTGGTATTTGAGCAAGGAACACGAAGTGGTTCTTATGGAACGACATTCTCTTCCCGGAATGGACGCGCATGGAACCGATGTGGCTCTCAAGGACAGGATCTTTCGATTCGATGTTCCTTTTAGAGCGTTCAAACAAAATTACTATCCTTGTCTGATCGAAATGTATCAGGAAGCCGGAATCGAATTCAGACCTGTGGATTATTCTTTTTCGTTAAGCGAAAGAGACGGAACCACATACTTTCAATTCGCGACCTTCGGACTCGGAGGAAATTTTTATCCCTTCGTTTCTCCCGTTTGTTTTAAGAATGGAGAATCCAGGAGAATTTTTTCCGATACGATCCGGTTTTATAGAGAATCCGCGAATCAATGGGCGACTCTGAAAGGAGAACAACTTACGATTTCCGGATTCTTACAAAAGTTCGGTTATTCGAAAGAATTCGAAGATAAGTATTTGGTTCCGATGTTCGCAACGATCAACACTTGCACGCTCAAGAGCGCGAAAAATTATCCTGCGGAAGCGGTGATCAGTTATCACGCGCAAGGTTTGAAATTTCTTCGGTTTTTAACCGCGAGTCACGGAACCCGAGACATCACGACTCGTCTTTCGGTGGGAGCGAAGGAAGTCCGCTTGAAATCGAATCCAAGAAAGATCGAACTCAACGGGAAGAAAGTTTTCGTGAACTTCGAAGAAGGAAAAGAAGAATTCGACCGAGTGATTGTTGCCACTCCGGCAAACCAAGCGATCGGGCTTCTTCCGGACGAGATGAGCCGCGAAAAAGAACTTCTCGCTTCCTTTCGCTACGAAGAATCGGAAATTCTCATGCATACGGATTCTTCTTTTATGCCCAATAAAAAAAGACATTGGGCTCCTCTTTGTTTTACACTGTCTCCCGAAACGGACAAACCTTCTGCTACGATTCGCCTCAACAAGGTGCTTCCGGAAATCGGAAAGGAAGAAATCTTTCAGACTTGGAATCCCTTGGAGGAACCGAAGGCAGGGACTTTGATTTCCCGTTCCCGCTTTGAAAGACCCGTGATCGACATCAAAAATCAAAAAACGATAGAAGAACTCAAACGCCTCCAGGAACTGCCGGGAAGAAAGGTCTGGTTCTGCGGATCGTATGCGAGATATGGAATCCCTCTTTTGGAAGCGGGCGTTTCAACTTCCTTGGACGTAAAACGTTGGGTCAACGACTCGATGCGTTCTTAA
- the msrA gene encoding peptide-methionine (S)-S-oxide reductase MsrA has translation MLYSKILIVFFLSLFLSPLHAGPKTEKATFAGGCFWCMEGPFESLSGVISVTSGYAGGKEVNPTYEDVGYGRTGHRESVQIEYDPSKIRYTDLLKVFWKQINPTDNGGQFADRGNQYRTGIFFHNDAQKKAAEESKKELEKSGKFSAPIVVEILPFTSFYPAEGYHQNYYKTNPEHYKSYRKGSGREAYLENLWGKK, from the coding sequence ATGCTCTACTCGAAAATTCTTATCGTTTTCTTTCTCTCTCTGTTTCTTTCTCCTTTGCACGCGGGTCCAAAAACCGAAAAGGCTACGTTCGCGGGCGGTTGTTTTTGGTGTATGGAAGGTCCGTTCGAATCCTTATCCGGCGTGATCTCGGTTACTTCGGGTTATGCGGGAGGAAAAGAAGTAAATCCAACATACGAAGACGTCGGGTACGGAAGAACAGGTCACAGAGAATCGGTTCAAATCGAATACGATCCTTCTAAAATTCGTTACACCGATCTTTTAAAAGTTTTCTGGAAACAAATCAATCCGACGGATAACGGAGGTCAGTTCGCGGACAGAGGCAATCAATATCGAACCGGGATCTTTTTTCATAACGACGCTCAAAAAAAGGCGGCGGAAGAATCCAAAAAAGAACTGGAGAAGTCCGGTAAATTTTCCGCACCGATCGTTGTAGAAATTCTACCGTTTACATCCTTTTATCCGGCGGAAGGATATCATCAGAATTATTATAAAACCAATCCGGAACATTATAAATCCTATCGAAAGGGTTCCGGAAGAGAAGCTTATCTGGAAAATCTCTGGGGTAAAAAATAA
- a CDS encoding DUF2179 domain-containing protein yields MELSFPSPGNPIFDYILLPCFIFLSRVTDVSIGTIRVILLTREKKAIAASLGFLEVLLWVIVITQVIKNLNNVFCYLAYAGGFATGTYIGMILEEKLAIGFSLLRIISPRNGGAIAGKLSDAGYRVTTMDGQGSRGPVKIVFTVLKRKKIRKAMAIVKEVEPDVFYSIENARSTNTAVSEDSPGLLRRGILERILKVRK; encoded by the coding sequence ATGGAACTAAGCTTTCCTTCTCCCGGAAATCCGATCTTTGATTACATTCTTCTCCCTTGTTTTATTTTTCTTTCCAGAGTGACCGACGTATCGATTGGAACCATCCGGGTCATTCTTCTCACTCGTGAAAAAAAAGCGATCGCGGCCTCTCTCGGATTCTTAGAAGTCCTTCTTTGGGTTATCGTTATCACGCAGGTCATCAAAAATCTAAACAACGTCTTCTGTTATCTCGCTTACGCCGGAGGATTCGCGACCGGTACATACATAGGAATGATCTTGGAAGAAAAACTCGCCATAGGTTTTTCCCTTCTTCGAATCATTTCACCAAGAAACGGCGGAGCGATCGCTGGAAAACTTTCGGACGCGGGTTATCGTGTCACGACCATGGACGGGCAAGGAAGCAGAGGACCGGTGAAGATCGTCTTTACGGTTCTAAAAAGAAAGAAAATTCGGAAGGCTATGGCGATCGTAAAAGAAGTGGAACCCGACGTTTTCTATTCGATAGAAAACGCAAGGAGCACCAACACTGCGGTTTCGGAAGATTCTCCAGGACTTCTCAGAAGAGGGATCCTGGAACGAATCTTAAAGGTCAGAAAATAG